The stretch of DNA ATCGGCCCGATCGGCGGCGGTGATCGTGCGGACACTGGTCGCCATCGCCCCGAACGCCTCCCTCGATCAGCTCGAGGGTGTCGAGGGTTTCCTCGTAGAGGGCGCGTTGAACGAGTGGGACGCGGTCATGCTCGCCGATGTCTGCCGGGCGTTGCCGGGCCGTTTCGACCCCGACGGCGTCGAACCACGCGAGGCAGCCCGCCGGGCGCGCCGGTTCTGGCGGGAGCGGGAACTCGAGGACGGCAGCGTCCGGTTCACTGGCGAAGCGCCGCCCGAGCAGGCCGCGTTCGTGCGCGCCGCGCTCGATGCGCGCACCGCGCCGCGAAGGCAGGTCCGTTTCACCGAGGCGGGTGAGGAGGAGGGCGACCTCGAGAACGCGCCCGAGTACGACTCCCGCAGCTGGGAGCAGAAACGGCTCGACGCGTTCGTCGACATCATGCGCGAAAGTCTCAGCGCCGATGACGGCGAGATGGGCGGGGTGGACACCACCCTCGTCCTGCACATGACCGGTGAGGCGTATTCGACCGGGGTCGGCGAGGCGTGGGTCGAGGGCGTCGACGGTCTGATCTCCGCCCGCACCGGCCAGCACCTGGGCTCCACCGCGAACGTCGTCACCGTGGCCCTCGACTGCGAGGGCCAGCCGTTGCGGCTCGGGACCACCCGCCGGTTTTTCACGAGGGCGCAGCGGCGGGCGTTGGCCGCCCGGGACGGCGGCTGCCAATGGCCCGGCTGCACCGCCCCGCCCCGCTGGTGCGACGCCGCCCACATCATCCCCTGGTCGCACGGTGGGCGCACCGACA from Herbiconiux sp. L3-i23 encodes:
- a CDS encoding HNH endonuclease signature motif containing protein — protein: MGTDMMAPLAEQAALLSARSQTLSAGDPSTLVESLMGSTDTDLLAFAEHAARVVRLAEAAFIAAAGEVARRSERSVPDPLSRRLGEKSAAALLAKRTGAAEADVAVQARLGLALSPREGLTGEILPSYYPAVAQALADGELSARSAAVIVRTLVAIAPNASLDQLEGVEGFLVEGALNEWDAVMLADVCRALPGRFDPDGVEPREAARRARRFWRERELEDGSVRFTGEAPPEQAAFVRAALDARTAPRRQVRFTEAGEEEGDLENAPEYDSRSWEQKRLDAFVDIMRESLSADDGEMGGVDTTLVLHMTGEAYSTGVGEAWVEGVDGLISARTGQHLGSTANVVTVALDCEGQPLRLGTTRRFFTRAQRRALAARDGGCQWPGCTAPPRWCDAAHIIPWSHGGRTDIENGILLCHFHHRRFDEDGWTLSMKNGVPWFTPPRHLDASRTPRRGGRSRPPADLVARGSSGAG